In Thunnus thynnus chromosome 20, fThuThy2.1, whole genome shotgun sequence, a single window of DNA contains:
- the mfsd1l gene encoding major facilitator superfamily domain-containing protein 1, whose amino-acid sequence MAQPAEKAYYRFVVLFFNCLLTFGSYFCFDIPSVLQDQFQGNLTCNATVINGTVDCVVGLGMTPQQYNLLYAIYAWTNAVVVILAGFLIDKLGNRFGVFLFSFLCVLGSSLFALGSHFRGTPYLLPIMLTGRLLFGSGNGSLTIVQNRITAFWFKGKELALAFGLTLAFSRLGSVLNFFLTQKFEEQYGMQWTLWGGALLCVLGFVSAIIVSTLDKVGMRQLGLDGAIQEESRKVRIQDVKLLSLRYWLLVLTIMFFYNGIFPFIADASKFIQDKYNGYSQKEAAYIAGAVYDSSLVLSASVGILIDYVGLRGVFAVACAVLTLPVFGLLAFTFVPPLVSTIWLGVTYSFAAASMWPSIPLVVPQATLGTAMGLATSIQMVGIGLSNLVVGQILGTKSSETKIPLWRWQRMMIFMLANTISCIITSVLLNVVDYRQGGILNNTTKKSEQAERDSDREPLNQGEEEQNEDEDDGAVRSRSINS is encoded by the exons ATGGCACAGCCGGCGGAGAAAG cttacTATCGCTTTGTGGTGCTGTTCTTCAACTGCCTGTTGACATTTGGCTCCTATTTCTGCTTTGACATCCCCAGTGTTTTGCAGGATCAGTTCCAAGGG AACCTAACATGCAATGCAACAGTGATCAATGGGACAGTGGACTGTGTGGTGGGACTGGGGATGACCCCTCAACAGTACAATCTACTCTATGCTATCTATGCATGGAC GAATGCAGTAGTGGTGATCCTAGCTGGTTTCCTGATTGACAAATTAGGAAACCGCT TCGGGGTGTTTCTGTTCTCcttcttgtgtgttttgggCTCGTCCCTGTTTGCACTGGGTTCCCACTTCAGAGGAACTCCCTATCTACTGCCGATAATGCTCACAGGCCGACTGCTATTTGGATCAGGCAATGGATCTCTGACCA TTGTTCAGAACCGCATCACAGCCTTCTGGTTCAAAGGGAAGGAGCTGGCCTTGGCCTTTGGTCTGACTTTGGCTTTCTCTCGTCTGGGGTCAGTCCTCAACTTCTTCCTCACTCAGAAATTTGAAGAACAATATGGCATGCAGTGGACACTCTGGGGCG GTGCGCTATTGTGTGTGCTGGGCTTTGTATCCGCCATCATCGTCAGCACCCTGGACAAAGTAGGAATGAGACAGCTGGGTCTTGACGGTGCCATCCAAGAGGAGTCTCGCAAAGTG AGAATTCAGGATGTGAAGCTCCTATCACTAAGATACTGGCTGCTGGTTCTCACTATCATGTTCTTCTATAATGGCATCTTCCCCTTCATCGCAGACGCCAG TAAGTTCATTCAGGATAAGTACAATGGCTACAGTCAGAAGGAGGCAGCCTATATCGCCGGGGCGGTTTATGACAGTTCACTAGTCCTCTCAGCCAGCGTCGGCATTCTCATA gatTATGTGGGTCTGCGGGGGGTTTTTGCAGTGGCCTGCGCTGTCCTCACACTGCCTGTGTTTGGTCTCCTGGCCTTCACTTTCGTCCCTCCTCTGGTGTCCACCATTTGGCTGGGAGTCACCTACTCCTTTGCTGCT GCAAGCATGTGGCCGTCTATTCCCCTTGTGGTACCTCAGGCGACTCTGGGAACAGCCATGGGTCTGGCTACCTCCATACAGATGGTTGGGATTGGGCTGTCCAATCTGGTTGTTGGGCAGATTTTGGGCACCAAGTCTAG TGAAACAAAGATTCCATTGTGGCGTTGGCAGAGGATGATGATCTTCATGTTGGCCAACACCATCAGCTGTATCATCACATCAGTGCTGCTCAACGTTGTCGACTACAGACAG GGCGGGATCCTGAACAATACGACTAAAAAATcagagcaggcagagagagactCGGACAGAGAGCCGCTCAACCAGGGAGAGGAAGAGCAaaatgaggatgaggatgatggCGCAGTCCGATCTCGTTCAATCAACTCATGA